In one Rhizobium leguminosarum genomic region, the following are encoded:
- a CDS encoding L-idonate 5-dehydrogenase, which produces MKAIVIHAAKDLRIEEREPEVAGAGQVEIAIEAGGICGSDLHYYNHGGFGTVRLREPMILGHEIAGTVKALGAGVADLAVGDRVAVSPSRPCNHCQYCLKGQQNHCLNMRFYGSAMPMPHIQGGFRQRLVAERWQCHKVTEGISIHEAAFAEPFAVTLHAANRAGSLLGKRVLVTGCGPIGMLAIVTARVLGAREIVATDVTDSVLTIARTSGADRTINVATHASDLATYSAEKGYFDVMFEASGNERAVRAGLETLKPRAVLVQLGLGGDVSIPQNMIVAKEIEMRGTFRFHEEFALAVELINARRVDLKPLLTGVFAIDEAVAAFELAGDRSKSMKVQIAF; this is translated from the coding sequence ATGAAAGCCATCGTCATTCATGCCGCCAAGGATCTCAGGATCGAAGAGCGCGAGCCGGAGGTTGCAGGCGCGGGGCAGGTTGAGATTGCCATCGAAGCCGGCGGCATCTGCGGTTCCGACCTGCACTATTATAATCACGGCGGTTTTGGCACCGTTCGCCTGCGCGAACCGATGATCCTCGGCCATGAGATTGCCGGGACGGTCAAGGCACTGGGCGCCGGCGTTGCCGATCTTGCCGTGGGAGACCGTGTTGCGGTTTCCCCGAGCCGGCCGTGCAACCATTGCCAATATTGCCTGAAGGGACAGCAAAACCACTGCCTCAACATGCGGTTTTATGGCAGCGCCATGCCAATGCCGCATATTCAGGGCGGTTTTCGTCAGCGGTTGGTGGCGGAGCGCTGGCAATGCCACAAGGTCACCGAGGGCATTTCCATTCACGAAGCCGCGTTTGCCGAACCCTTTGCCGTAACTTTGCATGCAGCAAACCGCGCCGGATCGCTGTTGGGCAAACGGGTACTCGTCACCGGCTGCGGCCCGATCGGGATGTTGGCAATCGTTACGGCACGCGTTCTCGGCGCCCGCGAAATCGTCGCAACTGACGTGACCGATAGCGTTCTGACCATCGCCCGCACCAGCGGCGCGGATCGAACGATCAATGTTGCCACCCATGCTTCCGACCTTGCGACTTACAGCGCCGAAAAGGGATACTTCGACGTCATGTTCGAGGCGTCAGGCAATGAGCGGGCCGTGCGCGCCGGCCTGGAAACGCTGAAGCCCCGCGCCGTTCTGGTGCAGCTGGGCCTCGGCGGTGATGTCTCCATCCCACAGAACATGATCGTCGCCAAAGAAATCGAGATGCGCGGGACGTTCCGTTTTCACGAGGAATTCGCGCTCGCCGTCGAGCTGATCAACGCGCGCCGCGTCGATCTGAAACCGCTGCTGACAGGCGTTTTTGCAATCGATGAGGCCGTTGCCGCCTTCGAGCTGGCAGGTGACCGCAGCAAATCGATGAAAGTGCAGATCGCCTTCTGA